The Patescibacteria group bacterium genome segment ACGGGATATCAGAAGTAAGTAGTGCCAGTGATGCTGCATTGACAGCGAGTATGTCTGGGTCGTCTTCATCTATAGAAAGAACGGTGATGACTATCTGTATTTCTCTGCGTATATGGCTGTCAAACATCGGTCTAATAGCGCGGTCTACCACTCTACCTGAGAGAATTGCTTCTTCAGAGGGTCTACCCTCTCTTCTGACGAAGCGGCTGCCTAAAATTGCACCGGCGGCATAGAATTTTTCCTCGTAATCAACAGTCAGCGGGAAATAATTAAGTCCATCGCGTTCGTTCAAGGACATTACTGCGGTTGCAAGAACCGTCGTGTTTCCATATCGCAATAACACCGAGCCATTAGCTTGGTCAGCAAGATTGGTAAACTGGGCGGTAAGAGTTTTTCCTCCAATCTGGAGTGAATATTCTTTTTCTTCCATAAGTGGGTTGTGTGACCCTCAGATTTTAGGTTTGAAAATATATTTCAAGCCTACCTATCTAGAGGTCAACATTAACGTATAATGCCTCCAGTGTAGCAGGTTTCCACCTTCGAGCAACAAAATCCCCGCCCGGCAACTGCCGGGCGGGGGCCTTTAATTTGTTTGTAACTTTATTTGGCAGACCATATACTTTTTCGTTCCCCACGGTATCCGATGAGATACTTTTTTGGGTCTTCGCACATGTCTATAAAGTCGTCGGCAACCTCCTGAAGTCTAGATGAGGATGATTTACTAAACGAAATAATCTCAACCTGACATCCTTCTTTCATAAGGTACTCAACGAGTGGTATAAAATCACCGTCGCCGGTTGCCAAAATGATAGTATCAAGCTTAGATGCCATTTTAATAGCATCAACTGCCATACCGACATCCCAGTCTGCCTTTTTAGCCCCACCGTAGAATATTTGAAGGTCTTTGGTTTTGGTTTCTATGCCTAATTTGGTCAGGGCATCGAAAAATCCCTGTTCTTCACCTGATTCCGTGGTGACCACATAGGCCATTGCACGTATAAGAGGTCTTCCAGCAAGAGCTTCTTTTAATACTGTACCGAAGTTTACTTTTGATTTGTAAAGGTTTTTTGCGCTGTGATAGAGATTTTGTGTATCTATGAAAATTCCCACGCGCTGATTCTTGTGTTTTATAATAGCCATAATTAATGACTCGTATGAAAATACGATTGATTAAAAACTTATAAAATGATATCAAGAATACTTTATCTTTTAAGATTGAGCTTCTTGATGAGCGCATTGTAGCGCCGCTTATCCTTTTTTTCAAGGTACTTTAGGTGCGTTCTTCGGTCAGCGACCATGGAAAGAAGCCCCTTTCTCGAATGCTTGTCCTTTAGATTTTTCTTGAGATGCGTCGCAAGTTCATCTATTTTTCTACTCAAAATAGACACTTGCACCTCGGGAGAACCCGTGTCCGTTTCGTGCATTTTCGTGTCCTTTATAGCGTTTTGTTTCTTTCTCTTTGTAAGCATAGAGAACAACAGAGTACCACATTTGATAATACTTTGCAAGAGCTGTGTAAAATCTTGTGCGACGTTATATTTATTGTCTTACAATATTTTCAGATTTTCTGACACAATATGTATAGAACAATTCTTGTTGTGCGACACTTACTATTGGTATAATGAGTGTATGACATACGAGCTTAATCAGTTGAAACGGGAATTTCTTGAACATCTCGAAATTGAGAAAGGTCGTAGTTTAAAAACAATTGCAAACTACGATCAGTATCTCAGTAGATTTCTTGAATGGTCAAAACTTACCGATCCAAAGGATATTACCGATGATGTTATTCGTGAATACCGGTTGTGGCTCAACCGGCAACCTGCCTCGCCAGTAGGCAGGACATCGGGAGTGCCTCCAATCGGAGAGCAACAAACACTTAAGAGAAAAACTCAAAACTACTATCTCATAGCGCTTCGCGCATTTCTCAAATACATGAGAAAACGCACTATTGAATCTATTTCACCAGAGCGGATAGAGCTTGCAAAAGTGCCACAACGCAGTTTGGACCTCATTTCAAGTGATGAGCTCAATCGTCTCATGAACGCCCCCCAAGGGGAAGATTTAAAGTCTCTACGGGACAAAGCGATGCTTGAGCTACTGTTTTCTACAGGTCTTCGGGTTTCAGAGCTTTGTTCACTTAATAATGATTTGGATATACGCGCCGATGAATTTTCTGTGCGAGGCAAGGGAGACAAGATCCGTGTTGTATTTCTCTCGTCTGATGCAAAAGATATACTAAAAAAATATATGGAAAAACGTACTGACATGGACGATTCACTCTTCATACAACTTAGCAGAGGAGTTTCGAGCAAGGATTCACTGAGGCTCACACCACGCTCGGTTGAGAGAATAGTAAAATACTATGCAATAAAAGCTGGAATATCTAAAAAGGTTACTCCACATGTGATTCGACACAGTTTTGCAACTGATTTACTTCAAAACGGAGCTGATATTCGCTCAGTGCAAGCACTTTTAGGACACGCCAACATTTCAACGACGCAAGTTTACACTCATGTAACGGACATACATTTAAAAAATATACACAAGGAATTTCACGGCAAAAAACGCACATAACGGACATGTCTTTTATATATGCATGATGGATATGAATATAAAAAAAATACACTTGGTACAATGGAAATAATAGCCGAAAATAGCTCCGACAGTACCGTCGGAGCCGTTTGCTTTTTATATAAAGTTGATATGATATATAAATGACAAAACTACTGTCTTGGAACGTGAACGGTTTGCGCGCTGTGCACAGAAATGACTATTGGGGGAGTTTTCTCAAAGAAAAACCTGACATTTTTTGTTTGCAGGAGACCAAAGCGCATCCTGATCAGCTTCAGTCTGAAGTCAGAAATGTGAAGGGATATTTTTCATATTTCGCATCATCTGTTGTTAAAAAAGGATACAGCGGCGTGGCACTCTACACCAAAACAGAGCCAGAAAAAGTTGAATACGGCATGGGAATAAAAAAATTTGATGACGAAGGTCGGCTGATAATTTCCTACTTTTCGGACTTTATTCTGCTTAATGTTTACTTTCCCAATGGTGGACAGGGGCCGGAGCGACTTCAATATAAACTTGATTTTTATGACGCATTTCTTGATTATATAGAAAAATTAAAAAAGAAAGGCAACAAAATTATTTTCTGCGGAGATATAAACACGGCCCATGAGGAAATTGATTTAGCGCGCCCAAAAGAAAACGAGGACAATACTGGCTTTCTTCCTGAGGAAAGAGCTTGGATTGATGAGGTGATAAATCATGGATACATAGATACATTTAGACATTTCCATCCGAATAAAAAAAATGCTTATTCATATTGGGATTTAAAGACAGCGGCTCGCGATAGAAATGTTGGTTGGCGCATCGACTACTTTTTTGTCAGCTCAAATCTGCAGAATAAAATAAAAGGAGTTTCCATTCTTACCAATGTATATGGCTCTGACCATTGTCCAATTGAGCTTGAGCTCCTATAGTCTGAAGAGCCTGAAGAATTATAAAGGACATTTATCCACAGTTTTGTCCTTTACATGTCCTTTATGATTGCTACACTTGTATTAGACATTGAGTTTTTCTCAATATTTGTTCTTCACATTTCCCTCTTTCTTCCCTAGCAAACATCTTTGGATTGTGTATTGGTTGACGGTACACATATCCACACCATACAAAATTTTTGCGTAAAATGGTATGTGACACAGCCAATATGTTTGTTCTTTAGATGGGAAAAGCCGCCCTGAAAGGCCCTCTCCACAACGCCTTTCATTAAGGGCGGTTTTTTTTATTGTCCTTTATTGTACCCAGTACCTACCTCGTATCTCTTTTACTTTCTTCTCCTCTTCCGTATCTTTTTTCACCTTTCCTTTTTCTCCTAAACTTTTAAGTTCTGCCATAGGAAGCACGATTAACACTTTTCCTTGTTTTTCAAGATATTCTTTTGTGTTGAGTGTGGGGTCTTCTAGCACTTCTTCGAGTAGAGCATGGAGTGTGTATCCAATTTTTGGTCCTGACTTCTCATTAGTTATTTTCATCAGTGAGTTACCGTCTATTTTAAGCATTCCGACTGAAATTGGGTCGCGGAGAGCCTCTTCAACCATCGATTTATACTTCCTGAACCGGTATGGATTCTCCTTTGGTCGTCCGGTACCTACTCTATCGCACACCCTTAGGTCCATCAGGAACCATATACTCTCTTCTCCCACATTTCCAATGATTCTACGTACTGCGGAAAGGGTTATTTTTTCAGGGTCTGAGAAAAACATGTGCCATCTGACCAACTTTACAACAGCATCCACCGTTTTCTTTGAATATTTCAAACCGATAAGTATCTTTCTAGTGAGCCGCGCTCCCACCACGTCATGTCCGTGGAATGTCCAGTCATTTTTCTCTTCTGATCTGCGCCGTGTCTCTGGTTTTGATATATCGTGAAATAAAGCTGCCAAACGAAGATCCAGTGACCAATCTTTGTCAGCCGCATGTTGGAGTGTCCTTAGATTATGTTCGTAGACATCGTATTTATGAGCCTGATTCTGGTTTACCCCAATACCCCTCTCAAGGTCTGGTATGAAGTGTTTAAGCACACCAAGTCGTTGTGCGCTTAAAAGACCCTCCATGGGTCTTTTAGACATGAGAATGCGTGATAATTCATCTCTGATACGTTCCATGGATATTTTCTCAAGTGTGGAAGCAGTCCTTTTTATTGCCTCTTCTGTTTCCCGTTCAATTGAGAATGAAAGCTCCGCAGAAAGGCGTATCGCACGGAGAATTCGGAGCGCATCTTCTGCAAATCGTTCATCAGGCTTCCCCACCGCTCGCAATATTCTGTCCTTTATATCCTCCTGCCCTTTATAAAGGTCAACAAGATGTCCTTGAGAAACACTGTACGCCAGAGCGTTTACCGTAAAATCTCTGCGCTTAAGGTCAGCTTCAAGAGAATTTCCAAATTCAACAGAATCTGGATGACGAGCATCGGTATAGGAAGATTCAAGTCGGTACGGGGTAACTTGTATGACCTTCAGAGACTCATCCTCTACTTGCTCATTTACCACACCTACAGTTCCAAATTCATTGTTGTAGAACGTGTCATCAAAGAGCTCCACGATTTCGTCGGGCTTGGCATTTGTAGCTATATCCCAGTCTTTAGGGACTTTTTCTCGCAGGAGGTCACGGACACAGCCCCCCACCAGATAAGCCTCAAAATCAGCCTTTTCTAGCTCCTCAGTTACTCGTGAAACCTCCTTTGGAACCTTAAATTTCAGCGTATTTGACATACATTTATTGTATTATACATTTTGCTGTTTCGCTAATATAGCGTATTATAATGCTATCATTTTGCGCCCGTAGTGAAATGGATATCACGACTGGCTTCGGACCAGTTATTGTGGGTTCGAATCCTGCCGGGCGCGCCTATAGTCACAACAAGGTAGGTTTCTCCTACCTCGTTGTGCTATTAGAGGTTGCTTTGGCAGGATTCGAACGGAACCCCGCCGCCATTGGTTTAAGGCGGGGTCCGTGGCTCTGGAGGAGCACGTTTTCTATATCGCTCTGCGATTGAAAATGTGCAGAGGAAGAGGAATCCTGCCGGGCGCGCTAGCATGAAAATCACTAGTTTTTACTAGCGATTTTCGGGTTTTATAAGTACAGATTGAGCAAAGATAACAAAATATAGTATAATTACCGAATATTTTTGCGGGTACAGCTTGCCATCCTAAATTTTTGTAGAACAAAAACTTAGGAGGGTGAATGGTAGAATGTATGGAATTATGCGGGTATAGTTTAGTGGTATGACATGTCCTTGCCAAGGATAAGACGGGAGTTCGATTCTCCCTACCCGCACCAAGCGTAAAATTGCCAGATTTTTTCCTGACAATTTTATGCTTCAAGAGCGCGGGTAGAGAAAGCAAACTGCTTTGCTTTCGTGGAGAATCGAAAGCCGGAATATATCGCTTTATCGACGGTGGAGAAAAGGTGCGGCCGTACCTTTTCTCGGGTCGCGACTTCGCCGAAGGCGGAAGTTGTGACCGAGTCTCTTTCCCTGTCTCCCCCACCAAAGAGACACCGAGTATTTTGTCCTTAATTCGTGTCTTTAAAGCAAAAAATAGTGCATAAGTGTGGATAAAGCTGTGCATTGTGTTGATAAAGGACATTTCGATTTCTGTCCTTCAGGAGCACTTTTTCAAAAATATGTTGATAAATAAAGGTTTTAATGGGACATTGAGATTATAAACAAAGTGTCCCTTATCCACTATAAGTTTCACATGAAACATACAAATATAGTTTCATGTGAAATCATAATATGAAAAATATTTAGAAAAAAAACGGATAATGAGCTATATGTATATAACATAAGTTGACTTGAAATTGATTTGAGAAGAGTTTCATGAAGAACAGTAAAGAGACTGAAAAGCAAAAAATTGGGAAAATAGGAGAGGATATTGCCTGTAGGTTTCTCATGAAACGTGGATTTAAGGTAATTGAGAGGAACTATCTCAAGAAATGGGGTGAGATAGATATTATTGCTAAAAAGGACAAAATACTGCGATTTATAGAGGTAAAAACTGTTTCACGTGAAAATGTGGGTAGCATTTCACGTGAAACAGAAGGATATAGACCGGAGGAGAATGTGCACCCCAAAAAATTACAGCGAATGGCACGAGTTATCCAAACCTATTTGATTGAAAAGGGAATTGAAGATGAGAATTGGCAATTTGATGTGCTGGCAATATATCTTGATCTAAATAATAAAGAAGCTAAGTGTCGATTTACAGAAGACATAATTTTATTAGCGACATAGAACGAGCGAAACGCCAAACCGAAGGTTTGAGCATTTCCGAGTCGAGGAGCTAACATAGGTTCAATATCTCGTGCCTTTAGGTCGAGGAACCTTTATAAAGGACATCTAAAGGACATTTTAAAACGTCCTTTACAATTTGTTGAGTTTAGTGGCAGAATCAAGTAGAATTATGAGGTTGAATAAACCCTAAAATAAAATGTAGGAATACACATTTTATTCGGGCAAAACGGGGCGTAGCATAGTGGTAGTGTGCTCGGTTTGGGACCGAGTGGTCCGAGTTCGATTCTCGGCGCCCCGACACAGGATATCTCAAGAAGTCTGGCGGACTTCTGTGGAAATTTTCATAAAAAATTTGAATAGCTCGAACCCAATTCTCGATGAGAGTTTTTGCCGCTTCTTATTATATAAGTGACCTTAAAATAAGCGAAATAGCTATTAAAACAAAGATATTTCGTCTAAAGGGACAGAATAGCAATATGTTAATACAAGCTCAAAATTATTCTAATTTTCCCATTTGTTTGCTTTAGAATAGTAACAACACAGGACTTACACTGCACTATGGCATTTATTAGTTAATTTTATGTCTCTTGGAAAATATGTTTATAATAAATTAGGGGTTATTAATATAGTCTGTGACGGCATTTAGTAGACTTCAGCAGGTCATTTTAAGACATTTAACAGGTCTTATAAGACAACACAGAGGTATTTTTATATTATTTTTTTTAAGTTCATTTATCAGAAGTTCGGTGAGTTCTGGAGTTGTGGATAGATTAAATAAGTTTGATTTCACACTCAAATCGCCAAAGAGGAGAACTTCAAGACCGAATCCGTTGTTTTCTTTTAGACTCCTCTCTATATGCGATAGGGTAATAGCGCGTAAATCACGCTCCGCGGTTGTTTCTCCATCACTGCTCGTAACCACAACATCTGTTAGTTCGTTACTGCCATTTATCACTGATCCACCTGAGGAACCCTTTTGTGCAGTTATACTTCCACCAAGCGAAATGAAATCAAGGATGTTGTCTCCGAAGCGATCGGCACCCCGATTAAAAGTTAGTATATTTACTCTATAGCCCAATCATTACCTATTTCGCCGTCTGATTTTATCAAGTCGGATAATTTGCTGAACGTAAATATTTTCGGCATATTTTGTTACACAAATAACCAAAAGATAAGCGAAATAGCTATTAAAACAAAGATATTTCGTCTAAAGGGACAAAATAGTAATATACTACCAGTAGTGAAATAGTAGTGAAACCATAATTATTTCAATTGTCCTTTTTATTTGCTTATAGAGTGGTGTTAATATAAAATACACAGCACAATATGGAATTTATTATCAATCTTGACGCGTATCTTCTGGGGAATACGCTTATGAGCTACATTAAAGCGGTTATTGCCTTTGCAGTGCTTGTTGCGGTGTTTAAAAGCCTTCAGTGGGTCATTTTGAAACGTTTAGCGGGTCTTGCTGAACAGACAGAAACTGATATTGACGACACTCTCATAAAAATCTTCAAAAGTTTGCGACCGTCATTTTATTACTTCGTTGCATTCTATTTTGCTTTAAAATTTATCTCTCTCACCAGTTTTGTAAATAATTTAATAAATGGCATTCTGCTCACGTGGATTATATACCAGATTATCATAGGGGTTCAAATATTCGTTGATTATGTTATTCGCAAAAAGTTTGAAGGGGATCCGGACCCGAGCACAAAGGCAGCAGCCGGCTATCTGAGCATGCTTGCAAAAGGGGCTCTGTGGGTTATTGGAGTGCTTTTGGTGCTTTCAAACCTCGGTATCAATATAACCTCGCTCGTTGCAGGGCTTGGTATTGGCGGGGTCGCGATTGCATTTGCACTCCAGGGTATTTTGGCTGACTTATTCAGCTCATTTGCACTTTACTTTGACAAACCGTTTCAGATAGGGGACTTCATCGTTGTTGGTAAAGACTCGGGAACGGTTGAGAAAATAGGCATAAAATCAACGCGGATCCGTGCTCGTACTGGAGAAGAACTTATTATTTCAAACAAAGAGCTTACTGAAGCGAGAGTGCAGAATTTCAAACGACTCGCTGAGCGCAGATCTATATTTTCTATCGGGGTTTTATATGAAACATCACAGTCAAAACTTAAAAAAATCCCGTCAATAATTGAGAAAATCGTACAATCTGCTCAAAAGACACGGTTTGATAGGACTCACTTCAAGGGTTTTGGGGACTCGGCTTTAATGTTTGAAGTTTCATACTATGTACAATCAAACGATTATACGGAATTTATGAATATACAGCAGAAAATAAATCTTGATATTTTTGAGGCATTTGGAAAAGAGGGGATTTCTTTTGCTTATCCTACTCAAACTATTCACATAAATAAGGGATAAGCAAATTTCGAAAATCAGTGTTATTAACGAGCTATTGTTTAAGCTCATTTACTAAAAGTTCAGTGAGCGCAGGTGATGTGGAGAGATTGAATAAATTCGACTTCACTCTTAAATCGCCGAAAAGAAGAATTTCAAGCCCAAATCCATTGTTTTTTTTCAGGCTCCTCTCTATATGCGAGAGGGTAATAGCACGTAAATCACGCTCGGCGGTTGTTTCTCCATCACTGCTTGTAACCACAACACCTATCAGTTTGCTGTTGCTGTTTACGATTGCTCCGCCAGAAGAACCTTTCTGCGCGGTAATGCTGCCGCCGAGCGAAATAAGGTCAAGCATATTATCTCCGAATGTGAAAAGCTCCATTATTTCAGAAATAGTGGATACTGCGTAGAGATCTTTTTGTATTGTAATTCCACTTAGAAACCCCGCAGGATAGCCGGCGACCAGAACATTATTTCCAACTATGATCGAAGATTCTTTTACATCAGGTTGTATAAACACAAAAGTGTTTGGAAGTGCTTCACTAGAATTTATACGATTTGTTATAAATAGAAACGCATAGTCATTAACACCGGTTCCCATAGGATTTTGGTTTGTGATATTTGATGTGTTATCGGTAATCCACTCAGTTGAAATATGGAGAATTTCAGCGGTATAGAGTGGTTCTGCAGGACTTCCTCCACGTATTATGCATTCAATTGCGTCTTTATTCGGGTAGTCTCTGAGTAGAAAGTATTGTGCTATATGAGCATTGGTAAGAATGACTCCACGGCTATCTATAATAACTCCACTTCCGGTGATTGGATTGAGAAGTCCTCCAGAGGTGGTGGTGCATAAAATGTTTACAAGTGCGGCTCTGGTGATTTCATTTATACCTAAAAATGATTGTATCGGTATCAACGGGACTGGTTGAGGAATAACAGGAATGGTAGATGCGACAATTTCTTCTTGCATAACTACTATTTCCTTTTCGGGTACTATTGTTTCCTGTATTTCCTGCAGCTCTTGTATCATTGATGTCTCAGTGTTGGAGACTTCTTCAACCGACAAATCTTTTGTGGCGGGGGTTTTGTTGTATACAACCGTTTGTTTTGAAAGCGAAACAGTATAGATAACCAAAATTCCCAGAATGAGAAAAGCAATAACCAGTTTTGCAAATTCTATAAGTGGCATCGTGTTCAGTATAGCATCAAATCAGAGTGGCTCAGCAGCAAAATTTGACAGAGAATGATTTTCGTTATGTTTTATTGACAAATGTAACCATTGGTGTATGCTTTAAAAGTACTGAAACTTGGGTAGCCCCGAGTTTTTATTTATCAGGACTCTGTCTGTTTTTATGACAGGATTTTAAAAAAAGAATTCTATGGACGATACTCCAAACACAACTCCAGAAGGAGGAGAAGGAGCAGAAGAAAAGAAAGAGGAAGGAAATGAAGAGGCAGCTACGGAAGCTGAAACTTCTGAAGCAACACCTGAAGCAAAACCCGAAGCGTAAACTTAACTTCTGAAAAAAATCCCTCGCATTTGCGAGGGATTTTGCTATTTGGTACGATTAGTTTCTATGCGGGTGTAGCTTGCCCTCCTAAATTTTTGTAGAACAAAAACTTAGGAGGGTGAATGGTAGAATATCTGCCTTTGTATCTGGAATAATTAGTGCGGGATTAGTTTAGTGGTAGAACAGGAGGTTTCCAACCTTCTAGCGGGAGTTCGATTCTCCCATCCCGCACAAGAGTCAAAAAGCCCGTCACATGTGACGGGCTTTTTGAATGCAATAGGAAGTAATATTATTTTACTGCGTCTTTCAGTCCTTTCGCGGCTCTAAATTTAGGAACGCGCATAGCCTGAATTTGGATAGTTTCTCCGGTTCGTGGGTTTCTGCCTTGTCGTGCCGGACGCATCTTTGTTGAAAAGATTCCAAGTCCAGCAAGTGATACCTCATCACCGCTCTTGAGTCCTTCGACAATTGAGTCAATAACACAGTCGACAGCTCGTTCTGCGTCAGCTTTTGTTCCTCCGAGGAGACTGTTGACCTTTTCTACTATTGAAGCTTTGTTCATCGTGTTTTTACGTATTAAATACCCTGCAAAGGTGTTAAAACATCATAGCAGGATTAGTAACATCGACCGTATTATTGGTTTTGTCCGACAACACACGTATATCGTTGTATTGCGGTACTTGGGTAAGTATATAGTAAGCCGTTTTTTCTGCAATACAGGATAGATATGAGACAGAGAATAAGTAAACTATGATTATTTTATCATCTCCGTACAGTGGAGGCGTATTTTTACCGTGCAAATTCTATAGCTCGTGATTCGCGGATAACACTAATCTTGATTTCTCCGGGATACTTCACCTCGTTTTCTATCCGAAGAGCTATATCTCTAGCCATTTTTTTGGCCTCAATGTCTGAAATATCTTCAGGGGTTACAAAGACGCGCACTTCTCTTCCTGCTTGAATGGCGAAGGTCTTATTAACTCCTTCAAAAGAATTAGCAATGGCTTCAAGGTCGCTTAAACGCTTGAGATAGTTTTCCACAGTGTCCCGTCTTGCACCAGGTCTACCACCTGAAATAGCATCTGCCACCTGCACAATGATAGATTCTGGTGTTTCGTATGGGTACTCTTCATGATGGGATTGCATCGCCTGGATAATCGGCTCATTGACACCGAATTTTTGAAGTATTCTCCTGCCAATCTCTACATGGGTACCTTGCACTTCATGATCAACAGCCTTTCCAATGTCGTGGAGAAGCGCTCCGGCTTTAGCAACCGATACATCAGCCCCGAGTTCTTCTGCCAACATACCAGAGATGTGTGCCATTTCTATTGAATGCTGAAGTACGTTCTGACCATAGCTCGTTCGGAAGTGCAGTCTTCCCAAAATTGATATTACTCGTGGGTCAAGGTTGAACACTCCGCATTCATATGCTGCCTGCTCACCTTTTTCTTTTATAATTTTATTAATATCCTCTTTTGCCTTAATGACCGATTCTTCTATCTTTGCCGGCTGAATCCTTCCATCTATAATAAGATTCTCAAGCGCAACTCGCGCGACTTGTCGTCTGATCGGGTCAAATGATGAGAGGGTGATGACTCCTGGTGTGTCATCAACGATAACATCAACGCCAGTTGCGCGTTCAAATGCCTTAATATTTCTCCCTTCCTTTCCGATGATTTTTCCCTTGAGTTCATCAGAGGGGAGTGAGAGTGATATTGCCATAACATCTGATGCGACAGAGTTGCCGAGTCGGTGAATTGATGCCACCAGTATCTCTTTTGCTTTCCGATCAAGTTTCTCATACCCTTCCGTTTCAAGTTTTTGCATACGCACCAAAATGTCTTCCTCATGCTCTTTTTCAATAGTCTTTAGGATCTCCACTTTTGCGTCTTGTTTTGAGAGTCCCGATATCTTTTCAAGTTCTTCCTGTCTTTTTTCATTGAGTTCTTCGGTTTTCTCCCGTATTTCTTTTACCTCTTCAATTTTTTTCTTTATGGTTTCAACTTCTTGATCAATATCAAGTTGTCGTTTATCCAAAAACTCCTCTTTTTTAATAAGACGGTCTTCATTTTTCTTTACTTGCTCCTCTTTTTCTTTGAGTTCTCCCCTAAGTTCCTCTACAGTTTCTCTTGCTTTATTCTCAGCTCCTCCAGTGATGCGCTTAGCTTCTTCCTTTGCATCAAGCATCATTTGCTTGATTTCAAGCTCCATTGACCCTCGTTTTCCGAGTGACACAATCCAGCGGAGAAAGTACCCAAAAGAAATCCCCACAAGACCGGAGAGTCCTATTAATACAATTACAACTTTTAATGACATACGCGGTGTTACCCGCTCCTACCTTACTGATTTACTGAAGCACAACATAACACTCTGCAGATGCAGGTGTGAATTGTGTATGAGTAGAGAAAAAATTAAATTTCATGGTGTGCTGAATAGATACGGTTTGAGTTTCAGTGATTTCTATCGGTAAAGCAAAAGCGACTTTTCAGTTAATTAACAAATATACAATAGTATATCTGCATGCTAGCAGATATGGTTGCGGTTGTCTAGAAAACATGTCGCACAGAATAGTGTGGCATGCATATTATGGTAGGCGGTTGCTCCGTATCTGTTATTTACCCTTTTTGTCCCCATTGGACTTTAGGATTTGGTCAACAATACCGTACTTTTTGGCTTCTTCGGTGTTCATGAAAAAGTCTCTATCCACATCTTTTTCAACTTGCGCGAGTGTCTGATTTGTATTTTTCGCCAGAATTTTATTGAGCTTGTCTTTGACACTTAAAATATGCTTGGCAGTAATTTCAATGTCGGTTGCT includes the following:
- a CDS encoding trypsin-like peptidase domain-containing protein, with amino-acid sequence MPLIEFAKLVIAFLILGILVIYTVSLSKQTVVYNKTPATKDLSVEEVSNTETSMIQELQEIQETIVPEKEIVVMQEEIVASTIPVIPQPVPLIPIQSFLGINEITRAALVNILCTTTSGGLLNPITGSGVIIDSRGVILTNAHIAQYFLLRDYPNKDAIECIIRGGSPAEPLYTAEILHISTEWITDNTSNITNQNPMGTGVNDYAFLFITNRINSSEALPNTFVFIQPDVKESSIIVGNNVLVAGYPAGFLSGITIQKDLYAVSTISEIMELFTFGDNMLDLISLGGSITAQKGSSGGAIVNSNSKLIGVVVTSSDGETTAERDLRAITLSHIERSLKKNNGFGLEILLFGDLRVKSNLFNLSTSPALTELLVNELKQ
- the rny gene encoding ribonuclease Y, with amino-acid sequence MSLKVVIVLIGLSGLVGISFGYFLRWIVSLGKRGSMELEIKQMMLDAKEEAKRITGGAENKARETVEELRGELKEKEEQVKKNEDRLIKKEEFLDKRQLDIDQEVETIKKKIEEVKEIREKTEELNEKRQEELEKISGLSKQDAKVEILKTIEKEHEEDILVRMQKLETEGYEKLDRKAKEILVASIHRLGNSVASDVMAISLSLPSDELKGKIIGKEGRNIKAFERATGVDVIVDDTPGVITLSSFDPIRRQVARVALENLIIDGRIQPAKIEESVIKAKEDINKIIKEKGEQAAYECGVFNLDPRVISILGRLHFRTSYGQNVLQHSIEMAHISGMLAEELGADVSVAKAGALLHDIGKAVDHEVQGTHVEIGRRILQKFGVNEPIIQAMQSHHEEYPYETPESIIVQVADAISGGRPGARRDTVENYLKRLSDLEAIANSFEGVNKTFAIQAGREVRVFVTPEDISDIEAKKMARDIALRIENEVKYPGEIKISVIRESRAIEFAR
- a CDS encoding HU family DNA-binding protein, with the translated sequence MNKASIVEKVNSLLGGTKADAERAVDCVIDSIVEGLKSGDEVSLAGLGIFSTKMRPARQGRNPRTGETIQIQAMRVPKFRAAKGLKDAVK